In a genomic window of Nostoc sp. UHCC 0870:
- a CDS encoding nuclear transport factor 2 family protein, with translation MKAAEYSSPTASTVPEIPGITESTIIEYFTTLNAGNFTATAALFAAEGVMYPPFESGIVGTDAIARYLQQEAQDIKADPHQGIAETLENGRIQIQVRGRTQTSWCSVNVLWLFSLNQQRQILETHIKLLASPQELLALRPEK, from the coding sequence ATGAAAGCTGCTGAATATTCATCTCCTACAGCAAGCACTGTACCTGAGATTCCAGGAATTACAGAGTCTACAATCATAGAGTATTTCACAACTTTAAACGCTGGAAACTTTACAGCCACGGCGGCTTTATTTGCAGCCGAGGGTGTGATGTATCCGCCGTTTGAATCTGGTATTGTGGGGACAGATGCGATCGCTCGTTATCTACAACAAGAAGCCCAAGATATCAAAGCTGACCCTCACCAGGGAATAGCCGAAACCTTAGAAAATGGTCGTATCCAAATACAAGTTAGGGGCAGAACACAGACCTCTTGGTGTAGCGTCAACGTCCTATGGTTATTTAGCCTCAACCAGCAACGACAAATCCTCGAAACTCATATCAAACTTCTCGCATCGCCTCAAGAATTACTGGCTTTGCGTCCTGAAAAATAG
- a CDS encoding orange carotenoid protein N-terminal domain-containing protein codes for MTFTSDSASTRFSQAFNPSIQADAVTSTTTVFQSLSVDDQLAVLWYAYTEMGRSITPAATGAARLQLAEGLLNQIKQMSHPEQLQVMRDLVAKKNTQFTRSYGILSANTKLAFWYELSELMVKGFVVPVPTDYQISRDGSQVLEALKQLDFGQQITILRRVVADMGFDPLA; via the coding sequence ATGACATTCACTTCTGATTCCGCTTCCACCCGTTTCTCTCAAGCATTCAATCCCAGCATCCAAGCTGATGCTGTTACTTCTACTACTACCGTATTTCAAAGCCTGAGCGTAGACGATCAATTAGCCGTGCTATGGTACGCCTACACAGAAATGGGTCGTTCCATTACACCGGCTGCGACAGGTGCGGCTCGGTTACAATTAGCCGAAGGTCTGCTCAATCAAATCAAGCAAATGTCTCATCCAGAGCAATTGCAGGTAATGCGTGACTTAGTAGCCAAGAAAAATACTCAATTTACTCGCTCCTACGGGATTCTTAGTGCCAATACCAAGCTAGCTTTCTGGTATGAACTATCAGAATTGATGGTGAAAGGTTTTGTTGTCCCTGTCCCTACAGACTATCAAATCTCCCGTGATGGCTCTCAAGTATTAGAAGCACTCAAACAGTTAGACTTTGGTCAACAAATCACAATTTTACGTAGAGTCGTGGCTGATATGGGTTTTGACCCCTTAGCTTAA
- the queG gene encoding tRNA epoxyqueuosine(34) reductase QueG, translated as MNYCSVVSSSVVKEKAQELGFHKVGIAAVDRGNHTEAERLQAWIKMGYHADMEWMNNPKRQEINLIMPEARSLVCVALNYYTPHQRPEGEEYAKISRYGWGRDYHKVMHKKLKALTTWLQSLEPGVQARYYADTGPIQDKVWAQRAGIGWIAKNGNVITREYGSWVFLGEVLTNLELESDRPHTEHCGSCTRCLAACPTGAITQPFVVDANRCIAYHTIENRAEKLPEAIAPHMQGWVAGCDICQDVCPWNQRFAQDTDVVDFQPYPENIAPKLIELAQISNEEWERRFPASALRRIKPEMLKRNARANLDASRQCNDTESNYL; from the coding sequence ATGAACTACTGTTCCGTAGTTAGCAGCAGTGTGGTAAAGGAAAAAGCCCAAGAGCTAGGTTTTCATAAAGTTGGCATTGCTGCTGTAGATAGGGGTAATCATACAGAAGCCGAGAGGCTGCAAGCATGGATCAAAATGGGTTATCACGCTGATATGGAGTGGATGAATAACCCAAAGCGTCAGGAGATTAACTTAATCATGCCAGAAGCGCGATCGCTTGTTTGTGTGGCACTTAATTACTACACCCCACACCAACGTCCAGAAGGGGAAGAGTACGCCAAAATCTCCCGTTATGGCTGGGGGAGAGACTATCACAAGGTAATGCACAAGAAACTCAAAGCCTTAACTACTTGGTTACAATCCCTAGAGCCAGGGGTGCAAGCTCGTTACTATGCAGATACTGGCCCTATCCAAGATAAAGTTTGGGCGCAACGAGCTGGGATTGGTTGGATTGCCAAAAACGGGAATGTGATCACTAGAGAGTATGGTTCTTGGGTATTTTTGGGTGAAGTATTGACAAATTTGGAACTAGAAAGCGATCGCCCCCACACAGAACATTGCGGTAGTTGTACACGTTGTTTAGCCGCTTGTCCTACCGGGGCAATTACCCAGCCATTTGTAGTAGATGCTAATCGCTGCATAGCTTATCATACCATTGAGAATCGGGCAGAAAAATTACCAGAGGCGATCGCACCCCATATGCAAGGTTGGGTAGCTGGTTGCGACATATGTCAAGATGTTTGTCCTTGGAATCAGCGTTTTGCTCAAGACACGGATGTGGTAGATTTTCAGCCCTATCCTGAAAATATTGCTCCAAAGCTGATAGAATTAGCGCAAATCTCAAATGAGGAGTGGGAAAGAAGATTTCCGGCATCAGCGTTGCGGCGGATTAAGCCAGAAATGTTAAAACGGAATGCCCGTGCTAATCTTGACGCATCTAGGCAATGTAATGACACAGAAAGTAATTATCTTTGA
- a CDS encoding HAD-IA family hydrolase — protein MTQKVIIFDFDGTIADTVDALVSIANRLAVEFGYIQITPEQFTLLRNFSSREIIKYSGISLFKIPFLVKKVKAELKNKIQGLKPIPGMKESLLELKNHGYQLGIITSNSKDNVTAFLSINELDNLFEFIYSGVTIFGKTTIINNVLKQKQLKPQTVIYVGDETRDIEASKKANIKVVAVTWGFNSPEILAKQNPDFLIHQPSELLQVIQNC, from the coding sequence ATGACACAGAAAGTAATTATCTTTGATTTTGATGGCACAATTGCAGATACTGTAGATGCACTTGTAAGTATTGCCAATCGTTTAGCGGTAGAGTTTGGTTATATCCAAATTACACCAGAACAATTCACCCTCCTCAGAAATTTCTCATCGAGAGAAATTATTAAATATTCAGGAATTTCTCTGTTTAAAATACCTTTTTTAGTCAAAAAGGTAAAAGCTGAATTAAAAAATAAAATCCAGGGATTGAAACCAATTCCTGGCATGAAAGAATCATTATTAGAACTAAAAAATCATGGTTATCAGCTAGGGATTATTACATCCAACTCCAAAGATAACGTTACAGCTTTTTTGTCAATTAATGAATTAGATAATTTATTTGAATTTATCTATTCAGGAGTGACAATTTTCGGCAAAACCACCATTATTAATAATGTTCTTAAGCAAAAACAACTCAAGCCGCAAACAGTTATTTATGTAGGTGATGAAACTAGAGATATTGAAGCATCAAAGAAAGCTAATATTAAAGTAGTTGCCGTCACCTGGGGATTTAATTCTCCTGAAATACTAGCTAAACAAAATCCTGATTTTTTAATTCACCAACCTAGTGAATTGCTGCAAGTCATACAAAATTGTTAG
- the bchB gene encoding ferredoxin:protochlorophyllide reductase (ATP-dependent) subunit B, with the protein MKLAYWMYAGPAHIGTLRVATSFKNVHAIMHAPIGDDYFNVMRSMLSRERDFTPVTTSVVDRNVLARGSQEKVVDNITRKDTEESPDLIVLTPTCTSSILQEDLGNFVERAQIEAKGDVMLADVNHYRFNELQAADRTLHQIVQFYLEKARKKGELPTGKTEKPSVNIIGISTLGFHNNHDCTELKRLMADLGIEVNAILPEGASVHELKNLPRAWFNLVPYRELGPMTADYLQTEFGTPYVDIAPMGVVETAKCIRKIQQIINEQGANVDYEEYINEQTLYVSQAAWFSRSIDCQNLTGKKAVVFGDNTHAAALTKILSREMGIHVVLAGTYCKYDADWFREQVSGYCDEVLITEDHGEIGDAIARAEPSAIFGTQMERHVGKRLDIPCGVIAAPIHVQNFPIGYKPFLGYEGTNQITDLIYNSFTLGMEDHLLEIFGGHDTKEVITKGISAGSDLNWTKDGSAELNKIPGFVRGKVKRNTEKFARDRGIKDISAEVLYAAKEAVGA; encoded by the coding sequence ATGAAATTAGCTTACTGGATGTATGCCGGGCCAGCCCACATTGGCACTCTGCGAGTCGCCACCTCTTTTAAAAACGTCCACGCCATCATGCACGCGCCTATAGGTGACGACTACTTTAACGTCATGCGCTCCATGCTATCGCGGGAAAGGGACTTTACCCCAGTGACAACCAGTGTAGTTGACCGCAACGTGTTGGCGCGTGGTTCTCAAGAAAAGGTGGTAGATAATATTACCCGCAAAGATACAGAGGAAAGTCCAGACTTAATTGTATTAACTCCCACCTGTACCTCTAGTATTCTGCAAGAAGACCTAGGAAACTTTGTCGAACGGGCGCAGATAGAAGCCAAAGGGGATGTGATGCTGGCGGATGTAAATCACTACCGTTTCAACGAACTACAAGCAGCCGATCGCACTCTACACCAAATTGTGCAGTTCTACCTTGAGAAAGCTCGTAAAAAAGGCGAACTACCAACGGGTAAGACAGAAAAACCCTCAGTTAACATCATCGGGATTTCTACCCTTGGTTTCCACAATAACCACGACTGCACCGAACTCAAAAGGCTGATGGCTGATTTGGGAATTGAGGTAAACGCCATCCTTCCTGAAGGTGCGTCAGTTCATGAATTGAAGAACTTACCGAGAGCTTGGTTTAACCTCGTCCCTTACCGGGAATTAGGGCCAATGACTGCTGATTACCTGCAAACAGAGTTTGGTACACCCTACGTAGATATTGCCCCGATGGGTGTTGTAGAAACTGCCAAATGTATCCGTAAAATTCAGCAGATAATTAACGAGCAAGGTGCAAACGTTGACTACGAAGAATATATCAACGAGCAAACCCTGTATGTTTCTCAAGCTGCTTGGTTCTCGCGTTCTATCGACTGTCAAAACTTGACTGGTAAAAAAGCTGTGGTATTTGGTGACAATACCCACGCCGCCGCCCTGACCAAGATTCTGTCACGGGAAATGGGGATTCACGTAGTTTTAGCGGGAACATACTGTAAATACGATGCTGATTGGTTTCGTGAACAGGTAAGCGGATATTGTGATGAAGTGCTGATTACTGAAGATCATGGCGAAATTGGGGATGCGATCGCTCGCGCTGAACCCTCCGCCATCTTCGGTACACAAATGGAACGCCACGTGGGTAAGCGTTTGGATATTCCTTGCGGTGTAATTGCTGCACCTATCCATGTCCAAAACTTCCCCATTGGTTACAAACCATTCTTGGGTTACGAAGGGACAAATCAAATTACAGATTTAATCTACAATTCCTTTACTTTAGGAATGGAAGATCATCTATTAGAAATCTTCGGCGGACATGATACCAAAGAAGTAATTACCAAAGGCATTTCTGCCGGCTCTGACCTCAATTGGACAAAAGACGGTTCAGCCGAATTGAACAAAATTCCTGGTTTTGTGCGCGGTAAAGTCAAGCGAAATACTGAAAAATTTGCCCGCGATCGCGGCATTAAAGATATCTCGGCTGAGGTACTATACGCCGCGAAAGAAGCAGTTGGAGCTTAG
- the nifB gene encoding nitrogenase cofactor biosynthesis protein NifB codes for MTLPVTGSSVTESTSTQAKSGGCGCDSKSSSTVEMDEKLQERIAKHPCYSEEAHHHYARLHVAVAPACNIQCNYCNRKYDCANESRPGVVSELLTPEEAAHKALVIAGKIPQMTVLGIAGPGDPLANPEKTFRTFELIADKAPDIKLCLSTNGLMLPEYIDRIKQLNIDHVTITLNTIDPEIGAQIYSWVHYKRKRYRGVEGAKILLEKQMEGLQALREADILCKVNSVMIPGINDQHLVEVNKMIRENGAFLHNIMPLISAPEHGTHFGLTGQRGPSQKELKSVQDQCAGNMKMMRHCRQCRADAVGLLGEDRSQEFTKDKFLEMDSEYDFGKRQEVHAGIEKFREELKVAKEKVLIGKQQVANSPKILVAVATKGGGLVNQHFGHVKEFQVYEVDGSEVKFISHRKVDHYCQGGYGEAATFDNIVKTIADCKAVLVAKIGESPKEKLLQAGIQTVEAYDVIEKVALEFHEQYVKEGNKE; via the coding sequence ATGACACTACCAGTTACAGGCTCTTCCGTTACTGAATCGACCTCTACCCAAGCAAAATCAGGTGGTTGCGGATGCGATAGCAAAAGCAGCTCCACCGTGGAAATGGACGAAAAGCTTCAAGAACGCATTGCTAAACATCCCTGCTACAGCGAAGAAGCTCATCATCATTATGCCAGGTTGCACGTTGCAGTAGCTCCTGCCTGTAACATTCAGTGCAACTATTGCAATCGTAAATATGACTGCGCTAATGAAAGTCGTCCTGGAGTAGTTAGCGAATTACTCACACCAGAAGAAGCAGCACACAAAGCTTTAGTAATTGCTGGCAAAATTCCCCAAATGACAGTTTTGGGAATTGCTGGCCCTGGCGATCCTCTGGCGAACCCAGAAAAGACTTTCCGCACCTTTGAGTTGATAGCAGACAAAGCCCCAGATATTAAGCTGTGTCTATCAACCAATGGTTTAATGCTGCCGGAATATATCGATCGCATTAAACAACTAAATATCGACCACGTTACCATTACTCTGAATACTATTGACCCAGAAATCGGCGCACAGATTTATTCTTGGGTTCACTACAAACGTAAACGCTATAGAGGCGTAGAAGGAGCTAAGATTCTCCTAGAGAAGCAGATGGAAGGCTTACAAGCCCTCAGAGAAGCTGACATCTTGTGCAAAGTCAACTCCGTCATGATTCCCGGTATCAACGACCAACATCTAGTTGAAGTCAACAAGATGATTCGGGAAAACGGTGCATTCTTGCACAACATCATGCCTCTAATTTCTGCACCAGAACATGGTACACACTTCGGCTTAACAGGTCAGCGCGGCCCTTCCCAGAAAGAACTGAAATCAGTCCAAGACCAATGTGCCGGCAACATGAAAATGATGCGCCATTGCCGCCAGTGCCGTGCCGATGCTGTAGGTTTGTTAGGAGAAGACCGCAGCCAAGAGTTTACCAAAGATAAATTCTTGGAAATGGATTCAGAATACGACTTCGGTAAACGCCAAGAAGTACACGCAGGTATTGAAAAGTTTAGAGAAGAACTGAAAGTAGCGAAAGAAAAGGTATTGATTGGCAAGCAACAAGTTGCCAACAGCCCTAAAATCTTAGTTGCAGTCGCAACCAAAGGCGGCGGATTAGTTAACCAACATTTCGGTCATGTGAAGGAATTCCAAGTTTACGAAGTGGATGGTAGCGAAGTTAAGTTTATCAGTCACCGTAAGGTAGATCACTATTGTCAAGGTGGATACGGCGAAGCTGCCACATTTGACAATATTGTGAAAACAATAGCAGATTGCAAAGCAGTTTTAGTTGCCAAAATTGGCGAATCCCCCAAAGAAAAACTGCTCCAAGCTGGCATACAGACCGTAGAAGCTTACGACGTGATTGAGAAAGTTGCTTTAGAGTTTCACGAGCAATACGTCAAGGAAGGGAATAAGGAATAG
- a CDS encoding DUF362 domain-containing protein: MAYQITSQCISCKLCLSVCPTGAIKIAEDGQHWIDTELCTNCVGSIHTVPQCKAGCPTCDGCVKVPSDYWEGWFANYNRVIAKLTKKQDYWDRWFNCYSQKFMLSNN; the protein is encoded by the coding sequence ATGGCTTACCAAATCACCAGCCAATGTATTTCCTGCAAGCTTTGTCTGTCTGTATGTCCTACTGGTGCAATCAAGATTGCTGAAGACGGTCAACACTGGATTGATACGGAACTATGTACAAATTGCGTTGGTAGCATTCACACCGTCCCTCAATGTAAAGCTGGTTGCCCCACCTGCGATGGTTGCGTTAAAGTACCTAGCGATTATTGGGAAGGTTGGTTTGCTAACTACAACCGAGTTATAGCGAAATTGACAAAAAAACAAGACTATTGGGATCGTTGGTTTAATTGTTATTCTCAAAAATTCATGCTATCAAATAACTAA
- a CDS encoding DUF928 domain-containing protein, with protein MTQKALPLSLISLKYFVALAIASLATSALPIEASVIKSYTTHASSQKNQLIQQLQLPDNGAPLGRRRGGTSRNDCPALKIPVTALVPGKERLDNIQGSISFLASTISEHPTFWVYVPELPNNIRNGEFILQDEAGEDIYRTFLKLPPVSAFINITLPSNPQYSLKIGKKYHWYFKIYCGQPEAEAKYFYVDAWIERIALTKELDIRLKAAKSQRYLTYFNQNIWYDALTDLGKLLQTNSQDNTLKTNWVNFLTSIDLPDIAQEERNFGYFGDFMGESKNNKK; from the coding sequence ATGACTCAGAAAGCACTGCCTTTATCATTGATTAGCCTAAAATACTTTGTTGCTTTGGCGATCGCTAGTTTGGCAACTTCTGCTTTACCAATAGAGGCATCAGTTATTAAATCATACACGACTCATGCCAGTAGTCAGAAAAATCAGTTAATTCAGCAACTCCAGTTACCAGACAATGGCGCGCCCCTCGGTCGTCGTAGAGGCGGAACTAGTCGCAATGATTGTCCAGCACTCAAGATTCCAGTTACTGCTTTAGTTCCTGGTAAAGAAAGATTGGATAATATCCAAGGCTCTATATCTTTTCTGGCCTCAACCATTTCTGAGCATCCCACCTTTTGGGTCTATGTTCCTGAGTTACCTAATAACATTCGCAATGGAGAATTTATTTTACAGGATGAAGCTGGGGAAGATATCTACCGAACATTTTTAAAACTTCCTCCAGTATCAGCATTCATAAATATTACCCTGCCATCTAACCCTCAATATTCTCTAAAAATAGGTAAGAAATATCATTGGTATTTTAAAATCTATTGTGGACAACCAGAAGCAGAAGCTAAATATTTTTACGTTGATGCCTGGATAGAAAGAATTGCTCTCACAAAAGAGCTAGATATAAGATTAAAAGCGGCAAAATCTCAGAGGTATCTAACTTATTTTAATCAAAATATTTGGTATGATGCCCTCACTGACTTAGGGAAACTACTTCAGACTAATTCACAAGATAATACTTTGAAGACTAATTGGGTTAACTTTTTAACATCTATTGATTTGCCAGATATTGCTCAAGAAGAGCGCAATTTCGGTTATTTCGGAGATTTTATGGGGGAAAGTAAAAACAATAAAAAATAA
- a CDS encoding CHASE2 domain-containing protein — MSYCINPWCLHRKNPDDQEFCQSCGSSLIINERYYVIKPLRELNQNHHTEIFEIDNLGTTKVLKVLTSNRRRLIELFEQEAKILKQLRHLRVPQIDTYFCFSPKDRHEKLHCLVMEKIPGQNLANWLEEHGILSEELAIDWLLQLINLLEQLHREKVLHRDIKPSNIMICPDGQLILIDFGAARQVTMTYAEKLEGGDITRVYSLGYTAPEQINGQAGYQSDYFALGRTFVNLFTGIHPNDLPKDPQTDRLIWRHQAPQISSGLANLIDDMMIPAPHERPLKPQVILEQLRVSRNQDLQINELSAGKKELSSSTGITLATGTLVSTWRNLCKVISVSLAIAFLITGIRYVGILQPWELKSFDHLMALRPIEKPDPRLLLVTIDEADIQYQNRLKMPIRWSLSDQALLQLIEKLEQYQPRTIGLDIYRDFPVSSEYPDLANRLHSDTRFFAPCKVSAPEDDAPTAIPPPPEIPESRVGFSDFVADDDEVARRHLLHLTPPVTSACNTQYAFSLQTAFHYLDNQGIKSTVTADGQLQLGKVVFKQLTTHTSGYQNIDASGYQILLNYRSLHSPVEIAQQLSLKEILENRVTPELIKSLKDRLVIIGVTAASTADQWKTPYSATAIPSRKQIPGIFVQAQAIAQILSAVLDGRPLIWWWPSWLEALWILGWSMFGGMLAWSIRRPLYLGLAVAIALFLLFAICYLTLINGGWIPLIPPALLLVTVPVTFVWFSSRYR, encoded by the coding sequence ATGAGCTACTGTATCAATCCCTGGTGTCTTCATCGCAAAAATCCTGACGATCAAGAGTTTTGCCAGAGTTGTGGCTCTAGCTTAATCATAAATGAGCGTTATTATGTGATTAAGCCATTACGAGAATTAAATCAAAATCATCATACAGAAATATTTGAAATAGATAACTTAGGAACAACAAAAGTTCTCAAAGTTCTGACGAGTAATCGCCGTCGATTAATTGAACTGTTTGAGCAAGAAGCTAAGATTCTCAAACAATTAAGACATCTGAGAGTACCTCAAATTGATACTTATTTCTGTTTTTCTCCCAAAGATAGACATGAAAAATTGCATTGTCTGGTAATGGAGAAAATTCCCGGACAGAATCTAGCTAATTGGTTAGAAGAACATGGAATATTATCTGAAGAATTAGCAATTGATTGGTTACTGCAACTGATAAATTTATTAGAACAATTGCATAGAGAGAAAGTTTTACACCGAGATATTAAGCCATCCAATATCATGATTTGTCCAGATGGACAACTGATATTGATTGACTTTGGCGCAGCCAGACAAGTGACCATGACTTATGCCGAAAAATTAGAAGGAGGTGACATTACTAGAGTTTATTCTCTGGGATATACAGCACCAGAACAAATTAATGGCCAAGCCGGTTATCAATCAGATTATTTTGCTCTAGGGCGGACTTTTGTGAATTTATTCACAGGTATACACCCCAATGATTTACCAAAAGATCCCCAAACAGATCGGTTAATTTGGCGACATCAAGCACCCCAAATTTCTTCAGGGTTAGCAAATTTAATCGACGATATGATGATACCTGCGCCCCATGAGCGTCCTCTAAAACCGCAGGTAATATTAGAGCAACTCAGGGTCAGTCGTAACCAAGACCTGCAAATTAATGAATTAAGTGCAGGGAAAAAAGAGTTATCTTCATCGACAGGAATAACCTTAGCTACTGGTACATTGGTCAGCACTTGGCGCAATCTCTGTAAAGTGATTAGTGTGAGTTTAGCGATCGCCTTCTTAATCACGGGTATCAGATATGTAGGCATACTCCAACCTTGGGAATTAAAAAGTTTCGATCACCTAATGGCTTTACGACCAATCGAAAAACCAGATCCGCGCCTACTGTTGGTGACTATTGATGAAGCTGATATTCAATATCAAAATCGCCTAAAAATGCCGATCAGATGGTCTTTATCTGATCAAGCACTGCTGCAACTGATAGAAAAACTAGAACAATATCAACCAAGAACCATAGGTTTAGATATCTATCGAGATTTTCCCGTCAGTTCGGAATATCCTGATTTAGCAAATCGCTTACACTCGGATACTCGCTTTTTTGCTCCTTGTAAAGTTTCCGCACCTGAAGATGATGCCCCAACTGCCATTCCACCACCACCAGAAATACCAGAATCACGGGTGGGCTTTAGTGATTTTGTCGCAGATGATGACGAAGTTGCTCGTCGCCATCTCTTACATTTAACCCCTCCAGTCACCTCTGCTTGTAATACACAATATGCCTTTAGTCTCCAAACAGCATTCCACTATCTAGATAATCAAGGTATTAAATCAACTGTGACAGCCGATGGACAACTACAGCTTGGCAAAGTAGTATTCAAGCAATTAACAACCCATACCAGTGGTTATCAAAACATAGATGCCTCTGGTTATCAAATACTGTTGAATTATCGTTCCTTACACTCTCCTGTAGAGATTGCCCAGCAATTGTCTCTCAAAGAGATTTTAGAAAATCGAGTTACCCCTGAATTAATCAAATCGCTGAAAGATCGGCTAGTGATTATAGGAGTAACTGCCGCCAGCACCGCCGATCAATGGAAAACCCCCTATAGTGCTACAGCCATCCCCAGTCGGAAACAAATACCAGGAATATTTGTTCAGGCTCAGGCGATCGCTCAAATTCTCAGTGCAGTTCTTGATGGGCGACCCTTAATTTGGTGGTGGCCTAGTTGGCTAGAAGCATTGTGGATCTTGGGATGGTCAATGTTTGGGGGTATGCTTGCTTGGTCGATTCGTCGTCCCCTGTATCTGGGACTAGCCGTAGCGATCGCACTTTTCCTACTTTTCGCTATTTGCTATCTCACATTGATCAATGGCGGATGGATACCACTCATTCCACCCGCACTATTACTAGTAACTGTCCCAGTCACATTTGTCTGGTTCAGTTCCAGATATCGCTAA
- a CDS encoding NB-ARC domain-containing protein — MNVEEVIKTIDNVLLNNTGQHLRDVETTILRGAWQAKTYEQIAETCQYSLGYIKQVAAPKLWKLLSEALEEDISKTNFRFMIERLWGGIPEKVIYSSELINPLSQASINKIEERQSHSSSDGVVPSVADHLTSPQTKPQLYWGEVPEIGIFYGRTQELSTLKEWLINDRCRLLAVVGMGGIGKTTLAAHCTQQTQHEFESVVWRDLRKDPSVSQLLAELTQLISPQLNNYVIAEDIDAQISNFIGLLRQHRCLIVLDTTTGIQQISHFSGHYREGYQSYGKLLRRLGQESHRSCLMWIAREKPREIVLMEGENSPVRSLSLKGLDSQAKEIFREKKLLDQDSWDDLIQLYRGNPLALKIVANTIQELFGGKVSAFLKQETIVFGELNDILDEQFEYISALEQEILYWLAIECQPISLYQLRADILAPVAQAELIEAIESLLRRSLIERTVVEEDVVFSLQQPVISQYVINQICEHICTEIQEFARHQKIEKIELLRILALVKKRQTDVVIQEMQVRLILKPIKNQLCKILKDENLIEEHLTKILSVLHGKTPLVVGYAKSNIESLLLELKLDLTNISYR; from the coding sequence ATGAATGTGGAAGAAGTCATAAAAACTATAGATAATGTCCTTCTCAATAACACAGGTCAGCACTTGAGAGATGTGGAGACTACTATATTGAGAGGAGCTTGGCAAGCTAAGACCTATGAACAGATTGCAGAAACTTGTCAGTACAGCCTGGGTTACATCAAACAAGTAGCAGCTCCCAAACTGTGGAAATTATTGTCGGAAGCCTTGGAAGAGGACATTAGTAAAACTAATTTCCGATTTATGATTGAGCGGTTGTGGGGAGGAATACCAGAGAAAGTCATATATTCTTCTGAATTGATCAATCCTTTGTCACAAGCCAGCATCAATAAGATAGAGGAAAGACAATCTCACAGCAGTAGTGATGGCGTTGTACCTAGTGTAGCCGATCACCTCACCAGCCCTCAGACAAAACCCCAATTGTATTGGGGTGAAGTACCAGAAATCGGTATTTTCTATGGGCGCACTCAAGAACTTAGCACATTAAAAGAGTGGCTCATCAATGATCGTTGCCGACTATTAGCAGTTGTAGGAATGGGGGGAATTGGCAAAACAACGCTAGCCGCACATTGCACTCAACAGACACAGCATGAATTTGAGTCTGTGGTTTGGCGAGATTTGCGAAAAGATCCATCAGTCAGCCAACTGTTGGCGGAACTCACACAACTTATTTCACCACAGCTAAATAATTATGTGATAGCAGAAGATATTGACGCTCAAATCTCTAATTTTATTGGTCTGCTGCGCCAACACCGTTGTCTAATCGTTCTAGATACAACCACAGGAATCCAGCAAATTAGTCATTTTTCTGGACATTATCGAGAAGGATATCAAAGTTATGGCAAGTTACTCAGACGATTAGGGCAAGAATCTCATCGTAGCTGTTTGATGTGGATAGCTCGTGAGAAACCAAGAGAAATTGTCCTGATGGAAGGAGAAAACAGTCCTGTTCGCTCATTATCTCTCAAAGGGCTAGACTCACAAGCCAAGGAAATCTTCCGAGAGAAGAAATTGTTAGATCAAGATAGTTGGGACGACTTGATACAACTTTATCGGGGTAATCCTTTAGCTTTAAAAATAGTGGCTAATACCATTCAAGAATTGTTTGGTGGCAAAGTTTCCGCCTTCTTGAAACAAGAGACGATTGTTTTTGGTGAGCTGAACGATATTTTAGACGAGCAATTCGAGTATATATCGGCTCTGGAACAAGAAATTCTCTACTGGCTGGCAATTGAGTGTCAACCAATTTCCCTGTATCAATTACGTGCCGACATTTTAGCACCTGTGGCGCAAGCAGAATTAATCGAAGCCATAGAATCTCTCTTGAGGCGATCGCTAATTGAAAGAACTGTTGTGGAAGAAGATGTGGTATTCTCACTTCAGCAGCCTGTAATTTCTCAATATGTGATCAACCAAATTTGTGAGCATATTTGTACAGAGATTCAGGAATTCGCCAGACATCAAAAAATTGAGAAAATTGAACTTTTGCGAATTCTTGCTCTGGTAAAAAAGAGACAAACAGATGTAGTCATCCAAGAAATGCAAGTCCGCCTCATTCTTAAACCCATCAAAAACCAACTATGTAAAATTTTAAAAGATGAAAATCTGATTGAAGAACACTTAACTAAAATTCTCTCTGTGTTGCATGGGAAAACTCCCCTGGTTGTTGGTTATGCCAAAAGCAATATTGAAAGTCTGCTTTTAGAACTAAAATTAGACCTCACTAATATCAGCTATCGATAA